The genomic window CCTGCCCATACGGTGGTCGCGCGAAGCGTGCCCAATGCGGTACTGCCCGCCCTTTACGAGAGTGCCGACATTGTGATGAACGACCATTGGCCGGCCATGCAGCGGGCGGGCTTCATCTCGAACCGGCTCTTCGATGTCGTCGCCGCCGGCGGGCGTGCGATCAGCGACGAGGTGGACGGGATCGGTGAGATCTTCGGCGGAGCGGTTGCGACCTATCGCACGATCGACGAATTGCTGGCGCTGCTGCGCCGCCCTTCCGAGGAGGTGTTCCCCCCGCCCGAGGAACTCGCGCGCATCGGCGCCGAGGTGCGCGCGGCGCACTCCTTCGACGCGCGTGCCCGCACACTCCTCGATCGCGCGCTCGAACTGCGCTGACGCTCACCCGGGCCGAGCCGGAGCATCCGGGCCGGTTCAGGTCGCGGACGCAGAGAACGTCGCCAGAGCTCGCCCGAATTCCGCCGGCGCCAACTCGGCGATGCGTCGTGCGGTCGCATGGCCGTTGCTACGCACCTCCGACCAGACGCTGTCGATCGCGAGAGAATCGGCGAGCGAGCGGTCGAGCGTCTCGAGGGCGCCCGGGTCGAACCGTAGCGCGTTGTAGCCATCCAACACCTCGTGGCCGAGGACGGGCTCGTGAGGCAGGACGTACACAGCACCGCACGACATCAACGCGAGAGCGACGAGAGAGTTGCCGCGAGCCACGAAATCCACGATCACGCGCGGCCGGCGACCGATCACGGAGTCGAGATCGGCCTGCGAATCGATGTCATCGAGTGGCATCACGACGTGCGCGAACTCCCGGGCGGTCGCTCGAATTCGCTCGCGCTGGGACGCCGTCGCGCCGATGACCACGACGACCCTCTCGCTCTCAGCCGGCAACTCCCTCGGGGGAAGAGCCGGTGCCACGCGTGCCCGCGCCTCCCACGCCGTGTCGATCGGCAGCTGACGCTGGACCCAGGGGTTGGGGGCCACGTAGTCGAAGTCAGGACGGTATCCGGCGACGATCCGCGCTTGGAGCGCCGGGTCTTCGGGGTGGAACGCGCTCTCGACGCCCGGGAGGACGTACACGGGGAGTCCTCCCCCGGCGGTGGACAGCCAGACCGTCTCGGACGCCGTCCAATCGGCCGCGATGACGATTCCGCCGCCGTCGGACAGCCGCTGGATCAGTTCTTCGTCGCGTGCCGCATCGGAGACGCGGTGATACGACACGGCGCGGCCGGCCTGCGCGTCGCAGATGCGCCGCACGTAGGCCTCCCAGAGTGAGCCTGAGGCCGGACCGAAGACGATGTCGAGCGGGGCGTCTTCCGGCAGACGGCGCGTGAGGAGCTGATCCTCCCACCGCGCCCAGAAGCGCCGCATGGAGGCGAGCTCGCGGTGCCCTTGGCTGTACCCGCGGCTCGCGGATTCGTGGTGCACGAGCAGGGCTGCAGGCTGGTAGTAGCTGCGGATGCCGAGCTTCCACGCGCGCATCGCGTAGTCGACGTCTTCGAAACCCAGCCAGAACTCGTCATCGAGTCCCCCCAGACGATCGAATGCCTCGCGCGTGACATAGAGGCATGCCCCGGAGGCGCCACGATTGTAGCCGGCGACGTTGGCGACCGGCCGTGTCGCCGGCGCACCGGTGTGAAAATGGCTCCACCACTGCGGTGCATGCTGACGTGCGTGATAGTGCCCCGCGTACTGCAGGCGGCCGTCGGGGTAGACCAGGCGAGGGCTGACGAGGCCGATTCGGGCGTCGATCGCGTACGCGCTGTACTGCAGGATCTCGAGCCAGCCGGGCTGGGCGACGATGTCGCTGTTCAGCAGGATGATGTCGCCGGGGGCCTCGGACATACCGACATTGACCGTCCCGGAGAACCCGCGCCTCTCGCTTTTCTCGATGACGCGTACCCGCGAGTTCTCGAGCTGTCGCAGTTGGGCGACGACCTCGACGTCGATGTAGTCGTCGACGATGACGATCTCCCACTCGGCGTGCTCGCACGTGCGCTCGACGCTCGCGACCGCCTCCCGGATGAGGTCGACGTCGTTGTAACTGGGGATGACGATCGTGACCGGTCGGGCATTGTGCCGGAACCAGGCCCTCGCCGCCACCAGAGTCGTTTCGTCGGCTGGGCCGCCGATCATGTTGGCAAGATAGGAACGGCGGGTACGGCGGTCGCGGTACTTCCCCTTCCACGTCTCCGGCATCAAGCGGTAGAGGCGCCTGGCGGCGCCGTGAAGAATCTGCAACATGTCGGTCTACGTCCATCAGCGAGTCAGGAAACCCAATGATATCGATCACGAACGCGGACGTCGCCCGATCGCGGTTGCTGGTGGTCGCAACGGATGTCGTCGGCGAGCGCATGGCGGGCCCCGGTATCCGAGCGGTCCGAATCGCAGAGCAGCTGTCTCGCGTGTCCACGGTGACGCTTGCCGTGAGTGCGGGCGACGTGGCTTCGGTTCCGTTCCTGAGCACCGGACCATTCACCGTCCGCACCTACGGTGACGGCGATGAGCTGGTCGGCATGATGGGGGAGCACGATGTCGTCTACAGCCAGACCCTCGACCCTGACGTCATCACACGTGGCGCCGCGACAGGGGTCCGCTTCATCTTTGACCTGTACAACGCCCTCCCCGCCGAGGCCATCGGGGCTGAGAACATCGGGGGGTTCACCGATGCGCGACAGAAAGACCGCGTCTTCGACGATGTACTCCATCAGTTCCGAGTGGCCTTGCGCATCGGGGCATACTTCGTCACGTCGAACGACAGACAGCGCGATTTCTGGATCGGTTACGCGCTGGCATCCGGCGCTCTTCGTCCGAGCACCCTCCGCGGACGCGAGGTGGCCGACATCATCGGGCTCGCCCCGTTCGGTATGCAAGACGACGACCCGGTGGCCGAAAGATCCGCCCTACGCGAGGACTTCGGACTGCAGGATAAGGATTTCCTTCTCGTATGGGCCGGCGGCATCTGGGACTGGTTCGACGCCGAGACCCCGATTCGCGCCGTGGCCGAGCTCCGCGGCGAGGGCCATCCGGTCTGTTTGGCGTTCTACGGAACGACGCACCCGAACGAACTGATCGGGGCGCCGCCGTCGGTCGAGCGGGCGAAATCGCTTGCTCAGCGTCTCGGCGTGCTCGATGAGGGCGTGTACTTCGTCGATGGCTGGGTTCCCGCCGACGACCGTGCGGATTACCTCCTGGGGGCCGATGCCGCGGTATCGGCGCACCGGCCCTCATTCGAAACGCGTTATGCGTTCCGCACCCGGATCCTCGACCACTTCTGGGCTCATCTCCCCAGCATCGTCACCGAAGGGGACTGGTTCGCCGAGTACATCCGCGACGAAGACCTGGGGGTCGTCGTCGCGTGCGAGGACGTGGCGGCC from Microbacterium testaceum includes these protein-coding regions:
- a CDS encoding glycosyltransferase family 2 protein, which gives rise to MIGGPADETTLVAARAWFRHNARPVTIVIPSYNDVDLIREAVASVERTCEHAEWEIVIVDDYIDVEVVAQLRQLENSRVRVIEKSERRGFSGTVNVGMSEAPGDIILLNSDIVAQPGWLEILQYSAYAIDARIGLVSPRLVYPDGRLQYAGHYHARQHAPQWWSHFHTGAPATRPVANVAGYNRGASGACLYVTREAFDRLGGLDDEFWLGFEDVDYAMRAWKLGIRSYYQPAALLVHHESASRGYSQGHRELASMRRFWARWEDQLLTRRLPEDAPLDIVFGPASGSLWEAYVRRICDAQAGRAVSYHRVSDAARDEELIQRLSDGGGIVIAADWTASETVWLSTAGGGLPVYVLPGVESAFHPEDPALQARIVAGYRPDFDYVAPNPWVQRQLPIDTAWEARARVAPALPPRELPAESERVVVVIGATASQRERIRATAREFAHVVMPLDDIDSQADLDSVIGRRPRVIVDFVARGNSLVALALMSCGAVYVLPHEPVLGHEVLDGYNALRFDPGALETLDRSLADSLAIDSVWSEVRSNGHATARRIAELAPAEFGRALATFSASAT
- a CDS encoding glycosyltransferase encodes the protein MSTVTLAVSAGDVASVPFLSTGPFTVRTYGDGDELVGMMGEHDVVYSQTLDPDVITRGAATGVRFIFDLYNALPAEAIGAENIGGFTDARQKDRVFDDVLHQFRVALRIGAYFVTSNDRQRDFWIGYALASGALRPSTLRGREVADIIGLAPFGMQDDDPVAERSALREDFGLQDKDFLLVWAGGIWDWFDAETPIRAVAELRGEGHPVCLAFYGTTHPNELIGAPPSVERAKSLAQRLGVLDEGVYFVDGWVPADDRADYLLGADAAVSAHRPSFETRYAFRTRILDHFWAHLPSIVTEGDWFAEYIRDEDLGVVVACEDVAAMKAGIIELTHRRVRRRVGRHIDAVRDAWRWSETTRPLRMVVENWDVLLVPGEATAEAADGTP